Genomic segment of Chelonoidis abingdonii isolate Lonesome George chromosome 5, CheloAbing_2.0, whole genome shotgun sequence:
GGCAAATgtgaagcaaataaataaattacagcgTCCAAAAAGCGGGGCTATGTCTATAAATAATACAAGAGTCGTGTTATTTACAATGTTCTGGTTCAAAAAGAGGCACAATAAATTATCCTGAGCATTTGGAGCCGACTGCCAGGCAGCCAGCTGCTTTAATATCCTGGAGCAGTCCTGACTGGGCTTCAGCAAACACAGGAAACAGCAAACACCCGTGGCGGCAAGCCACGGTACTGAGCATTTGGGTGCTAAGAGTGCCCTTCGCAGCTGGCAATGTGAACTCAAAGCACACCTCAGACAATGAAATAGAAAAGGAATTGAGCCTCAGCTGTCCTCAACCGTCACAAACCCAGTTTGCTCTCCTGTTAAAAATACAATTGCTGGCTCTATTGTGAGATACTGGGCAAAACCACCAGATGCTGTTTCCTCTGACATAATGCAAAGATGGAAGACACAACAGAGCAACTACAGCTGGAGTAATAATGAGTGTTTGcgtgtggctgggggtgggggtaagacCGTGCTTGGTATAAAGATGGAGTTTGAAATCTAAAGCAAAACTTGTATAATGGGCCGAAGCAAAATCCCACATCCAAACACTGCCCTATGGAGAGAGGTAACTGAAAGCTAGGCCCAGATTTTGCCACTTGACCGCACCTCTGCACGGTAAAGGTAGTGCAATATGTGTGATGGGGTGAGGTCTTTGATCTGGACTTTGCAGGCCAGGAGAGAGGCAAAAATGTACAAATCCTTATTGCAGCGATGCAGGAGGGCTGCCTGGAGGCACTTTCATTCTAAGCCCTAGGCGCTTACAGCTTTCAGAAAACTTGGACTGCAAATGTTTatctttagggcctgatcctgcagtcttacATTGACCTGGAAGGCCTGAGTCTCTTCTCATGTCTCTTATGATAACTCCATGGCAGATAATAGGCTTACACCGGTGGAGGATCAgtgtaaataagatcagaatcagtATATAGGGAAGCAGCGgctctcccattgaaatcaatgagaactgTGCTTGTGGCAGTACCAAGCCCTCAATTATGGGCAGCTGAGCTTTTTTCTCCTTAGTTTGGTCAGATCCCCTTTACTTTATTGCAAATTTTAGAGGAGCATTTTTTGTGCAGATTTGAACTTCAAACCTGACATGGAAATAAAATGAACTAGGGAGGCTACTAGGGAAAAAGTCATGAGTCTGATTCTCTTAGCACTTTCCCTGCCCAGGGCTACTCAGCAGCACCAGGGGACTCATAAATCACAACTGCACTGCGTTTACATGCACTGATGTCTGGATCTGGATTTGAACTCTATGACTGCCCCCTTCTCTCATATCTAATTTTAACCCCAGTCTTtctgctggaaaggggccatgctTTGTGGCATTtcaacagagaaaagaaagactTGTGGGTTGTCTGGTTTTGCACACTGTGGCCCTGTCATGGAAGCTGCCCATgtgcaactagggtgaccagatgttctgattttatagggacagtcccgatatttgaggctttttcctatataggctcctattacccctccctcaactgtcccgatttttcacacttgctatctggtcagcctatgTGCAACTGACCTGATAAGCAGCAGGCCCTGGGTGTCTAGTATGAGGTTGCCAGACAATGGGTGTTGCATATCACAGACACATCCTAGGCAGTGCCAGGTCAGTTCGGTATCATCAGCATTCAGATAAAGAGCTTGATCTATTTATCCGGCTGGAGAAGGGCATGTGTGGAGCAGCTGCTTAACTCCCTGGTAGCTTCATCAGTCAGTCTTTTCCTTGGGCATAGCTGTAAACCCCCACTAGTTCCATTGCAAGAGCAACGTCTGCAGCAGGGAATTCTCAAGCCATTTAGACCTCCACATCCACCGTGTCTTCCTCGTTGTTCTCGAGGTCCATCGAGTCTGTAGGAAGAGCCTGCGTCCCTCCAAACTGTGCCAGCTTTGCTTTCTTCTGCTCCAGGCTTTGCTTCCTCCATTTGATCCTCCGGTTCTGGAACCAGACTTTCACCTAGGAGAGATTCAGCACAACGGGCAATGAAAACCACTCGCTCTGGGCCAAGGCTTGGGGGCATTACAGCCCTGACCCAGCAAGTCTTTGAACTGCACTAAAAGACTGTCAGCAGGGCCCGATCCTGTAATCCCTCCACAGGCAAGTCTCCTTGACTCCTGGAGTTTGACCTGCAGAAGGACTTGGTGCTAAGAGGCTCTTGCCAACATGGGCCATGAGGATTATTAATAATAGTTATAAATAAAGCAGTGGCTCCTTTCTTTTGAggctttcaaagcactttacagacatttaCCTAAGCCTGCCAACTGCCCAGCGAGGTTGGTAAGTGGTATTGTCCCTgagttacagatggggaaactgagtaaCGTGGCAGTCATGCCATCTGCACACAGACAATAGTGAAATGGATcacaagagtcctgactccccaaCTCTGTCTGAACGCAGCTGTCCCTAAGCAGCCCCATGTACCAGCCACCTCAGCATGAAGGGGGTGATTAGACTGGTTAGAAAAGGCCCGATCCTGCTCCCGatgaggtcaatggcaaagctccctcTGGGTCATCCAACCAGGAACAGCAATCATCAGTGAAAGCAGGAGAAGAGCTCGGGGACAGTGCTGCTGGCTTGGTAGGGTGGGGCCCACTCCTAGGCCTTCTTTAAAGTGACACAAATCAGCGATCATGGAAAGAGTCCCCAGTTCCCAGAGGTCTTTGTGCCCCTCAGCCCCCATGATGGTCGCATGCACAGTGACAAAAATCAAGAATCATAGAAACTAGAGATGGAAAATGAGCTCATCTAGTCCACCTTCTCCAGCTAATgcagaactgatccttgcagtACAATAGGAATAGCCAGGCTGCATCAAACCAGTGGCCCACCTACTCCAGtctcctgtctccagctgtggccagtaTCCGCTGCTGCAGAGGAACGATGGCCCCATTTTGACAATTGCACAGTAATCTTCCCATACAGGAAGAGTCTTTCTACAACACTTTGGCTGGCTTGGGTCCTCAACCAGGAGCATCTCTACCCCAAATACATCCATTAAGGAGGCTAAAAATGCATCAGTGGAGGTTGTTATTATTCAGGCAAATTTCTAACCTTATTTTGCCTCCTGCCTCAGTGATATCTTATATGATAGGGCCACAGGATAACTATGCATCATGATTTGCTTGTGCTTTGTCTCATCTAGTTTTAAATATTCCTAGTCAGGGGATTTCCCTTGGGACCTCACGGACCCTCCCCGTTTCTGGGGAGAATCAGTTCTTTATGACAGGATCTCCTCACACTATAACAGAGACAAAAGCCCTGAAACTTGCGAGGTGGCTCATCTCCTGCTGTCATTTCTGCCTGCAGTCCCAGGAAGGGACCATGCCTGGATCTCTGCCTGACCCCGGGGACCATGTAGAGATCCCAGATTGCTCatggcctcaggggaaggggttagATGTCCTACCTGGGTCTCTGTGAGGTGCAGGGTGGCCGCCAGATCCACCCGCTCCGTGCCTACCATGTATTGCTGTTTGAGGAATTCCTGCTCCagccgctccagctgctctggtTTGAAGACTGTGCGGACCCTCTTCGTCTTACAGGGCCCCCTGGATCTCCAAGGAACAGAAGGCCCCAGCGAGACAGCTCCTACGCATCCAGACAACTCCAGACCTGCGAGCAAGGGGCAAGAGTCAGCAAGGCAAATGACAGAAACAGCCCGATTAGCCTTGCAGGAAATGCCTGACACACGTACAGAAAGAAAGCATCCGTCACAGCCCTTGTTAACTCTCCTTACGGTGCGTGAATGTGTTTTATCTGCTCCAAA
This window contains:
- the LOC116816004 gene encoding homeobox protein not2-like, which produces MLQSPFFPGLLSNILATATDSSGPPASPDVSQPPRKTAFNIDAILSKPEPQKKGAASARWSSKLPLEWHSWIYPATYSIGLMPYPAMYLDKPDYGVMHQQLQHRLQRGCLFSYPTCKQDSLELSGCVGAVSLGPSVPWRSRGPCKTKRVRTVFKPEQLERLEQEFLKQQYMVGTERVDLAATLHLTETQVKVWFQNRRIKWRKQSLEQKKAKLAQFGGTQALPTDSMDLENNEEDTVDVEV